The Candidatus Hydrogenedentota bacterium sequence ACATCATTTTGCGCTTCAAAAAGCAATTGTTGCGCCATTTCAGGCTTGCTCAGCGTCAACATCTTATAGCGAGTCTCATTATAGATATATTTTTCGAGAGGGAGATTCGGCTCTTTAGAATCCAGCTGGAAGGGATTTTTTCCTTCGTTCACTAAAGTGGGATTGTATCTGAATAGCGGCCAATGACCGGATTGAACGGCAGCTTTTTGTTGGTCAAGACCCATGGCAAGATTATAGCCGTGCGCAATACAATGGCTGTAAGCAATGATCAGCGACGGTCCATCATAGGCTTCCGCTTCCAAGAAGGTTTTAAGGGTTTGCGTATCGTTGGCGCCAAGAGCCACATGGCCTACATAGACGGTGCCGTAAGTCATGGCGATGAGTGCCAGATCTTTTTTGCTTAAGGGCTTGCCGCCGGCTGCAAATTTTGCTACAGCGCCGCGGGGCGTAGATTTTGAACATTGTCCACCCGTATTGGAATACACTTCCGTATCCAATACAAGCAAATTGATATCATAGCCCGACGCAATCACGTGATCCAATCCACCAAAGCCGATATCGTAGGCCCAGCCGTCACCGCCGATTCCCCACACGCTTTTGTGTACGAGAAAATCAGCGAGATTCAGGAGTGCTTGGGCTTCCATGCTATTATTGCCGGCAATCTTACGCTTCATCTCTTCGACCAACTTGCGTTGTTCAAAGATTTCCGTTTCAGATTTTTTACCGGACTTTTCCAACAATGCTTTCACTAATTCACCGCCAATGACGCTTTCCAAACGAACCAAGAGTTCTTCGGCAAATTGTTTTTGGCGATCAACGGTAACACGCATTCCCAAGGAAAATTCCGCTGCATCTTCAAAGAGCGAGTTGTTCCAAGTCGGGCCGCGTCCGTCTTTATTCTTTGCCCAAGGCGTGGTGGGAAGGTTACCGCCATAGATGCTGGAGCAACCGGTGGCGTTACCAATGAAGAGACGATCACCAAAAAGCTGGGAGAGCAGTTTCAGGTAAGGTGTTTCACCACAACCGGCGCAGGCGCCGCTAAACTCGAAGAGCGGTTCCAGAAGCGCCACATCTTTGACCAGATTATGTTTAATGGTATTACGATCCATTTCGGGAAGGGTTAAGAAATAATCCCAGCAATCCCGTTCCCGCTCACGGATAGGCTCTTGCTCAACCATGTTAATGGCACGCAGTTTGGCTTCTTGTTTATTTTTTACGGGACACGCCTGCACACAAAGCGTGCAGCCCGTGCAGTCTTCCGGCGCTACTTGCAAAATAAAAGACTTATCGGAAAACTCTCTCCACCGTGCCTTAGCAGATTTAAATCCTTCAGGCGCATCGGCAAGTGACTCTGTATCCACAATCTTGGAACGGATAACAGCGTGGGGGCAAACAATCGCGCATTTGCCGCACTGGATACAGATTTCGGGATCCCAGCTTGGAATCTCAAGCGAAATATTTCGTTTTTCCCACTGGGTCGTAGCCGTTGGGAAGGTACCGTCTACGGGCATTTTGCTGACAGGCAGGGTTTCGCCCTGTTCGACGAGGATGGCAGCCGTAAAATCGTGAAGGAATTCAGGCGCTGCTTCGGGCACGGCGGGGCGCAAATCAAAGCTGCTGGTTACAGCAGCAGGCACTTTTACTTCGTGCATGTTTTCAATGGCCATATCCACGGCAGCCCAGTTTCTCTTGACAATAGTTTTGCCCCGTTTGCCATAGGTCTCTTCAATGGAGTTCTTAATGGATTTAATGGCCTCATCCTGGGGCAGCACGCCGCTAATATAGAAGAAGCAGGTCTGCATGACCGTATTAATACGACCGCCCATACCGGCTGCTTTAGCAACTTCAAAACCATTAATTACATAAAACTTAAGTTCTTTTTCGATGATATGACGCTGTGCCGTTTTGGGCAGATAATCCCAGACTTCTTCAGGACCATGGGTACTGTTCAATAAGAAGACGGCGCCCTTGTCGGCGATTTTCAAGGCGTCAAATTTTTCCATAAACGAAAACTGGTGACAGGCAACGAAGTTCGCATGGTTAATGAGATAGGCACTGCGAATGGGTTTGGGACCGAAGCGCAGGTGGGAGGTTGTCATCGCGCCGGATTTACGAGAGTCGTAAACGAAATATCCTTGTGCACAGTACCCGGCATCTTCACCGATAATTTTGATGGAGTTTTTATTCGCGCCTACGGTTCCGTCAGCGCCAAGACCGTAAAAGATCGCGCGGGTGGTGTCTTCACTTTCGGTGGAGAAAGAAGGATCATAGTCAATACTGGTATGGGTGACATCATCGTTAATTCCAACGGTGAAACGGCGGCGGGGCGCATCTTTCTCCATTTCATCCAAAATGCCTTTGATCATGGCAGGGGTAAACTCACGAGACGACAGACCATAACGGCCGCCCATGAGAAGGGGGATTTCTGTAAAGGGCGCTGTTTTGTCCATCACAGCGTCTGTAATAGCCGTTGCCACGTCCATGTACAAAGGTTCGCCTGCAGAACCGGGTTCTTTGGTACGGTCAAGGATTGCAAGCTTTTTCAGGGTAGCAGGCAGCGCGGAGATAAAGTCTTTCGCGGAAAACGGACGATAGAGACGCACAATGACCGCGCCAACCTTTTCGCCTTTTTCCGCTAAGAAATCAATGGTTTCCGCCATAGTCTCTGCACCGGAGCCCATGAGTACCATTACCCGTTCTGCATCGGGCGCGCCGATGTAATCGAAGAGGTGGTATTGCCGTCCTGCAATAGCCGCAAACTTATCCATTGTTTTTTGGACAATGGCAGGGCAAGCTTCGTAGTAGGGATTACAAGCTTCGCGAGCCGTAAAGAAGATATCCGGGTTTTGCGCCGTTCCACGAAGTACAGGACGATCAGGAGACATGGCGCGTTCGCGATGTGCCTTTACCAAATCATCATCGATCATGGCGCGGACATCTTCAGGCAGCAACAATTCAATACGGTTCACTTCGTGAGAAGTACGGAATCCGTCAAAAAAGTGCATGAAAGGAATACGGGACTCCAAGGTAGCCGCATGGGCGATAAGCGCCATATCATGGGTTTCTTGGATAGAACCGGAACACAGCATGCCGAAGCCTGTCGAACGTGCCGCCATGACGTCGCTGTGGTCGCCAAAAATCGATAAGGCGTGCGTAGCCAGTGTACGGGCCGTAATATGGAGGACACTGGGCGTCAATTCACCGGCAATCTTAAACATGGTAGGGATCATGAGCAACAATCCCTGTGACGCGGTAAAGGTGGTTACCAGGGATCCCGCTTGAAGCGCGCCATGGACAGCAGCTGCCGCGCCGGCTTCACTCTGCATTTCCACCACTAGCGGCGTCGTACCCCAGATATTTTTACGCTCTTCAGACATCCATTGATCCGCCCATTCACCCATGGGAGAAGAGGGGGTAATCGGATAAATAGCGGCTACTTCACTTACTTGATAGGCTACATGGGCAACAGCCTCATTCCCATCCATCGTCAAAATCGGTCTGCTCATAATTTAAATTTACTCCACATTGCAGTTTTGGGGTAATCAATTACTCTACACCGGGAAACCGTTCTGTAATTGACATAGGTGTCAAGGTAATGATTTACCCAATGCCTCATTTTAAGTCACACGCCCGGAAACGTGTTGCTGTGAGTACTTGAGAACTAAAACGATCAGTACCTTAGGGAATTACAGGAGCGGAACTTCATTATGCTACATCAAGTTGTTGTATTCAAGAAGGGCAAGTAACTTTTGCTAAGCTTGCTTAACAAATATGGATTAACTAGTTCAACAAAACATATGCTTAAGTCGTATAATAGATAAAATGATATGACGACAGACAAAAGTGAGCTTCAAACGCTTTGGACTTAGAAAAGATTTTACGCTGTTTTACCCAAATTAGTTCAATAAGGTCGTTATTGTATTGGTTTTAGCCGGCGTCCGAGATTCCAAGCCTGGCTTTTCACGGATGCGCCACAACAAATGAAGCGACTTCAACGAAATACCTTCCTTCTACCGGTTTCGGTCGGCTATACGCGCAATTTCCTCTTCAAAGGCACGGACTACGATTTCGCGCCCTGCAAAAGTAAGATGGCATCGATCACTCATCAGTGTCTCTCCGGGAATTCCGTTCGGTTCCGCTTCCATGATTAATTGCTCCCCATTTATTTTTACAAGATCGTATTTTTCTGCAAGAAAAGAAATAATTTCGTTTTCTGTATCCGATGCTTGGTGTCTCGGTACTTCCGGCAACGTGCTTCTGGCGAGCTTCAATCCTTCTTCATAATCTTCTTTGTTATAGTATTGTTGAATTTTTTCGGCGATATCTTAATGACCGCCACAGAAATCGGGGGCCCAATAATTAGTGGCAACCGTACTTATAATAATGGGTATATTTTGCGCTTTGCCTTGTTCGATTATGGAAGAAAGATTTTCCTGATAATGGCGCATATGTTCTTTTATTTCTTCCGGCGAAAAGCGATAGAGCGACGTATTCCCATCAATTTCGGGAGCGGTGTTTTCGCGCAAACTGACCACGTCGGTAAACATTAATTGAAAGTGTGCTTGAATGTCTCGGAGCAAACGCAGTGTTGCCAAAGAATAGGCAACTTTTTGAACGGGAATAGCCTCTAGATCGACAAGACCTTTATGGATTTGTTCTTCAAACTCGTTATGCCCCGCGTAAATTAATAGAAGGTCAATGTCATAACTGAAGAGTTCGGGCATCATGTTCAGAATTCTGTTTGTTCCATATGCACACCCGCCGGCATTTATGATTTCGAAACGGCGATTTTCTCCCGGTCTTTGAGTCAGCCTATAGCACATCGTACGCAAATTGTAGTCCATAAAATTTACATTGGAACCGCCAATAACGAGGATGCGGTATTCATTTGGATCTTTAGGCATGTCAAAAGATTGTTTCTGAAATGAAATAAGTTTTTCTTTGCGTGTAACCATTTTGTTGCGTAATATTCCGCCCGGTTCAAAGACGCGGCTTCCCTCGTTAAATCCCCATCCATAATCCAAGGTTAAGGGTGGTTTCCATAATTCAAGGAGGCGGGCCGATCCTTCTACAATACCTAGGAATACTAAGGTAGGGAGGAGTGAATATAAAAGGGTCTTGCGGAAAGTAAAACGAGGTAATTTTTTATCTGAATGGCTAATGAAAATTCTCGAATTTTAAGTTGGATCAAAAAGACAGGACCGTGTTTTTTTTTAGATGAAAAGGGTTGTAACTTAAAATAAATATCACCGATTCTGACATAATAGCAATCATCTTACTACAGTCGAATGGGTTGAATTCCACATCGCCCTTTCAAGACGGACCGCCCTACTGAAAAGCATCCTGTACATTACAAGAATAAAAGTGGCATCTCAACAATCTTGGAAAAGTAAAATCTTCTTCCTTGTCTTGTCAGAGGGTTGTTTTGATATGTTCCAAAGGGCAGCTATAATCATGTTTATAAAGAATGAGTAATATACATGCAGACACGGCATATCCATGGAATATCCTGATTCATCGTATATCCAACGAAAGAGTCAAGGTCTATGGTGCGCCGACTGGAAGTACACATA is a genomic window containing:
- the nifJ gene encoding pyruvate:ferredoxin (flavodoxin) oxidoreductase, with translation MSRPILTMDGNEAVAHVAYQVSEVAAIYPITPSSPMGEWADQWMSEERKNIWGTTPLVVEMQSEAGAAAAVHGALQAGSLVTTFTASQGLLLMIPTMFKIAGELTPSVLHITARTLATHALSIFGDHSDVMAARSTGFGMLCSGSIQETHDMALIAHAATLESRIPFMHFFDGFRTSHEVNRIELLLPEDVRAMIDDDLVKAHRERAMSPDRPVLRGTAQNPDIFFTAREACNPYYEACPAIVQKTMDKFAAIAGRQYHLFDYIGAPDAERVMVLMGSGAETMAETIDFLAEKGEKVGAVIVRLYRPFSAKDFISALPATLKKLAILDRTKEPGSAGEPLYMDVATAITDAVMDKTAPFTEIPLLMGGRYGLSSREFTPAMIKGILDEMEKDAPRRRFTVGINDDVTHTSIDYDPSFSTESEDTTRAIFYGLGADGTVGANKNSIKIIGEDAGYCAQGYFVYDSRKSGAMTTSHLRFGPKPIRSAYLINHANFVACHQFSFMEKFDALKIADKGAVFLLNSTHGPEEVWDYLPKTAQRHIIEKELKFYVINGFEVAKAAGMGGRINTVMQTCFFYISGVLPQDEAIKSIKNSIEETYGKRGKTIVKRNWAAVDMAIENMHEVKVPAAVTSSFDLRPAVPEAAPEFLHDFTAAILVEQGETLPVSKMPVDGTFPTATTQWEKRNISLEIPSWDPEICIQCGKCAIVCPHAVIRSKIVDTESLADAPEGFKSAKARWREFSDKSFILQVAPEDCTGCTLCVQACPVKNKQEAKLRAINMVEQEPIRERERDCWDYFLTLPEMDRNTIKHNLVKDVALLEPLFEFSGACAGCGETPYLKLLSQLFGDRLFIGNATGCSSIYGGNLPTTPWAKNKDGRGPTWNNSLFEDAAEFSLGMRVTVDRQKQFAEELLVRLESVIGGELVKALLEKSGKKSETEIFEQRKLVEEMKRKIAGNNSMEAQALLNLADFLVHKSVWGIGGDGWAYDIGFGGLDHVIASGYDINLLVLDTEVYSNTGGQCSKSTPRGAVAKFAAGGKPLSKKDLALIAMTYGTVYVGHVALGANDTQTLKTFLEAEAYDGPSLIIAYSHCIAHGYNLAMGLDQQKAAVQSGHWPLFRYNPTLVNEGKNPFQLDSKEPNLPLEKYIYNETRYKMLTLSKPEMAQQLLFEAQNDV